Proteins co-encoded in one Cytophagia bacterium CHB2 genomic window:
- a CDS encoding DUF2244 domain-containing protein: MKFNAPTQVVWLIAVIAGVLGILGNFTTIAFVSANAFWLVTVGFALLAIGTMYKKV; encoded by the coding sequence ATGAAGTTCAACGCCCCCACCCAAGTTGTTTGGCTCATCGCCGTCATTGCCGGCGTTCTCGGCATTCTTGGGAATTTCACCACCATCGCATTCGTTTCTGCGAACGCCTTCTGGCTGGTAACGGTCGGTTTTGCCTTGCTGGCGATCGGCACGATGTACAAGAAGGTTTAA